A window of the Lactobacillus amylovorus DSM 20531 genome harbors these coding sequences:
- a CDS encoding prolyl aminopeptidase: protein MKTGTKIITLDNGYHLWTNTQGEGDIHLLALHGGPGGNHEYWEDTAEQLKKQGLNVQVTMYDQLGSLYSDQPDYSDPEIAKKYLTYEYFLDEVDEVREKLGLDNIYLIGQSWGGLLVQEYAVKYGQHLKGAIISSMVDEIDEYVASVNRRRQEVLPQTEIDFMHECERNNDYDNKRYQDDVQILNINFVDRKQPSKLYHLKDLGGSAVYNAFQGDNEFVITGKLKDWHFRDQLHKINVPTLLTFGENETMPISTAKIMQKEIPNSRLVTTPDGGHHHMVDNPAVYYKHLADFIREVENGTFKGQN, encoded by the coding sequence ATGAAAACTGGTACTAAAATTATCACTTTAGACAACGGTTACCACTTATGGACTAATACTCAAGGTGAAGGCGACATTCACTTATTAGCTCTTCACGGTGGTCCTGGCGGCAACCACGAATACTGGGAAGACACTGCTGAACAATTGAAGAAGCAAGGTCTTAACGTTCAAGTTACCATGTACGATCAATTGGGTTCTCTTTATTCAGATCAACCTGACTATTCTGATCCTGAAATCGCTAAAAAGTATTTAACTTATGAATACTTCTTAGATGAAGTTGATGAAGTGCGTGAAAAGCTTGGTTTAGATAATATTTACTTAATCGGTCAAAGTTGGGGTGGGTTATTAGTTCAAGAATACGCCGTTAAATATGGTCAGCACTTAAAGGGTGCGATCATTTCATCCATGGTTGATGAAATCGATGAATACGTTGCTTCAGTTAATAGAAGAAGACAAGAAGTTCTACCACAGACTGAAATTGACTTTATGCATGAATGTGAAAGGAACAATGATTACGACAACAAGCGTTACCAAGATGACGTTCAAATCTTGAACATTAACTTTGTTGATCGTAAGCAACCTTCTAAGCTTTACCATCTAAAGGACCTTGGTGGTTCTGCTGTTTACAACGCCTTCCAAGGTGATAATGAGTTTGTTATCACCGGTAAGTTAAAGGACTGGCACTTCAGAGATCAATTACACAAGATCAATGTTCCAACTTTGCTTACTTTTGGTGAAAACGAAACTATGCCTATTTCAACTGCTAAGATTATGCAAAAGGAAATTCCTAACTCACGTTTAGTTACTACTCCAGATGGTGGACACCACCACATGGTTGATAATCCTGCAGTTTACTACAAACACTTGGCTGACTTCATTCGTGAAGTAGAAAACGGCACCTTCAAAGGTCAAAATTAA
- a CDS encoding ATP-binding cassette domain-containing protein, which produces MSLKYAKKSQLICFTILAAIKACNIVFVAYMIQVMLNVASSGSHDYMHLIRLALLTALGQLCFMASNFVYETVKMGIIRDVNMTLKKANLRYLVDQGDPDIKSGLSLMTNDLKQIETNRVTAQLDMIFQGLSFIGAISFAFYSSWQMTLVFVIATIAPAVVQMITSPIITKKSKIWAKTNANYTQHVSDSLNGAQATKLYNVRTNIVTRASNAAQQMENALRNMTLTQAWALELIYSAAELFCFIIPCTVGGILMMQGNLKVGTLVMMVDLAMNFITPVVTLFNEFNQVKSTVPMWEKTQEALKHVMKDDKQKIDHFEGMKIDDLSYVTSSDHKRIFDGVNIEVKPGEKVLLMAPSGWGKTTLLRLLLGSKRPKDGKILLNGKDVTGNWDAAHNYFSYVNQKPFMFDDTLCFNITLGRKVSDEKLKQVIHEAGLDDLVKSQGLDKQVGENGSELSGGQIQRVEIARALLSGRPILLADEATSALDPKLSLDIHKTLLENPNVAVIEVAHKISPEEKAMFDVIIHLDKHTVETKM; this is translated from the coding sequence ATGAGTCTTAAATATGCTAAAAAAAGCCAATTAATCTGTTTTACGATCTTGGCAGCAATTAAAGCCTGCAACATCGTCTTTGTAGCTTATATGATTCAAGTCATGTTGAACGTTGCTTCTTCTGGCTCTCATGACTACATGCACTTAATTAGATTGGCTTTATTAACTGCATTAGGTCAATTGTGCTTTATGGCCAGCAACTTTGTTTACGAAACGGTTAAGATGGGAATTATTCGTGACGTAAACATGACATTAAAAAAGGCCAATCTTCGGTATCTAGTTGATCAAGGCGATCCGGATATAAAAAGCGGTTTGTCGCTGATGACTAATGATTTAAAACAAATTGAAACTAATCGTGTGACCGCTCAACTAGATATGATTTTCCAGGGGTTGTCATTTATTGGTGCCATTAGCTTTGCTTTTTATAGTTCTTGGCAAATGACTTTAGTATTTGTAATAGCAACGATTGCACCTGCTGTAGTGCAGATGATCACTAGTCCAATTATTACTAAAAAGTCAAAGATTTGGGCAAAAACTAATGCTAATTATACGCAGCATGTTTCAGATTCATTAAATGGTGCTCAGGCTACCAAGCTTTATAACGTGCGAACAAATATTGTAACGCGTGCGTCAAATGCTGCCCAGCAAATGGAAAACGCGTTAAGAAATATGACTTTGACGCAGGCATGGGCACTAGAATTAATTTATTCTGCAGCTGAGCTTTTCTGTTTCATCATTCCATGTACCGTAGGTGGGATCTTGATGATGCAAGGCAACTTAAAAGTAGGTACTTTGGTAATGATGGTTGATTTGGCAATGAATTTTATCACGCCAGTTGTTACATTGTTTAACGAATTTAACCAAGTTAAGTCAACCGTACCGATGTGGGAAAAGACTCAAGAAGCTTTGAAACATGTGATGAAAGATGACAAGCAAAAGATCGATCATTTTGAAGGAATGAAAATTGATGATTTGTCTTATGTAACAAGTTCTGATCATAAGCGAATTTTTGATGGAGTTAATATAGAAGTTAAACCTGGTGAAAAAGTATTGCTTATGGCGCCAAGTGGCTGGGGGAAAACAACGTTGTTGCGCCTTCTTTTGGGATCAAAAAGACCTAAAGATGGGAAGATTTTGCTTAATGGCAAAGATGTAACTGGTAATTGGGATGCAGCGCATAATTATTTCTCCTATGTTAATCAAAAGCCGTTCATGTTTGACGATACGTTGTGTTTTAACATTACGCTTGGCCGAAAGGTGAGCGATGAAAAGCTGAAGCAAGTAATCCATGAAGCTGGACTTGATGATTTGGTTAAGAGCCAAGGCCTAGATAAGCAAGTGGGTGAAAATGGTAGTGAATTGTCTGGTGGGCAGATTCAAAGAGTAGAAATTGCTCGTGCTTTATTATCGGGCAGACCAATCTTGTTGGCTGATGAAGCAACGAGTGCGCTTGATCCTAAATTGTCACTAGATATTCATAAAACATTACTTGAGAATCCTAATGTTGCGGTAATAGAAGTAGCCCACAAAATCTCACCTGAGGAAAAAGCAATGTTTGATGTGATTATTCATTTGGATAAGCATACCGTTGAAACAAAGATGTAG
- a CDS encoding PepSY domain-containing protein has translation MKLTKLTSVILLGATLLTGTVACSKQDNSTAQTSQTTSHKSTAAKSSDNSQSSQTSDSSTETTNSVKTEISKIKLSQQEAIDKFHSQFSGKQIKSIDLSLEGKQYVYEIEGFDSTHEYSAEINAETGHASSVHSERLDHDDRNEALNLDGIVSRDEASVIAEEHAKGTSQEWKLDQEHGKTYWEVEVVNGHQSTEVKIDAHSKKILETEHDD, from the coding sequence ATGAAACTCACTAAATTAACTAGTGTAATTTTATTAGGTGCAACATTATTAACTGGAACCGTGGCTTGTTCAAAGCAGGATAACAGCACTGCTCAAACTAGCCAAACCACATCACACAAGTCTACTGCAGCTAAAAGCAGCGACAACAGTCAAAGTAGTCAAACAAGCGATTCCTCCACAGAGACTACTAACAGTGTTAAGACCGAAATTAGCAAGATCAAATTAAGCCAACAAGAAGCCATTGATAAATTCCATAGCCAATTTTCTGGCAAGCAAATTAAGAGCATCGATTTATCTCTTGAAGGCAAGCAATACGTTTACGAAATCGAAGGCTTCGATAGTACCCATGAATACTCTGCCGAAATCAACGCAGAAACTGGTCATGCCAGCAGCGTTCACTCAGAGCGCTTAGATCACGATGACCGCAATGAAGCTTTGAACCTTGACGGCATTGTCAGCCGCGATGAAGCTAGCGTAATCGCAGAAGAACATGCTAAAGGCACTAGCCAAGAATGGAAGCTGGACCAAGAACACGGTAAGACTTACTGGGAAGTTGAAGTAGTCAATGGTCACCAATCTACTGAGGTGAAGATTGACGCTCACAGTAAGAAAATTCTTGAAACTGAACACGATGATTAA
- a CDS encoding response regulator transcription factor produces MDEKDVKILLVEDEEAVASFVKTELGFEGYQVIWAQDGKEALELFQKEDPTLILLDWMLPVYDGITVLRRIRKQSDVPIIMLTAKNSASDISSALDQGLDDYIIKPFEIEELFARIRVILRRLKKTQEQNAAPTSTFTFGPLKIDLVKHEFYCNDEKIYLTPKEFALMTELMQDPEKVKSRDELLDVVWGYDFVGQTNTVDVYIRTIRNKLGEPYKKLIKTVRGLGYCLREDD; encoded by the coding sequence ATGGATGAAAAAGATGTCAAAATTCTGCTAGTTGAAGATGAAGAAGCAGTGGCTAGCTTTGTGAAAACAGAGCTGGGATTTGAAGGCTACCAGGTAATTTGGGCACAAGATGGTAAGGAGGCACTCGAGCTTTTTCAAAAAGAAGATCCTACCTTAATCCTGCTTGATTGGATGCTGCCAGTTTATGACGGCATCACTGTATTGCGTAGAATCCGCAAACAAAGCGATGTGCCAATCATTATGTTAACGGCGAAAAATTCCGCTTCTGACATTAGTTCTGCTCTTGATCAAGGCTTAGATGACTACATTATCAAACCTTTTGAAATTGAGGAACTTTTTGCCAGAATTCGGGTTATTTTGCGTCGCTTAAAAAAGACCCAAGAACAAAATGCAGCCCCTACTTCCACCTTTACTTTTGGCCCATTAAAAATCGACTTGGTAAAGCACGAATTCTACTGCAATGACGAAAAGATTTATTTAACACCAAAAGAATTCGCCTTAATGACCGAACTGATGCAGGATCCCGAAAAAGTAAAAAGCCGTGATGAACTGCTCGACGTCGTCTGGGGCTATGACTTCGTGGGCCAAACCAACACGGTTGATGTCTACATTAGAACCATCCGCAACAAGTTGGGCGAACCATATAAGAAGCTCATCAAAACGGTGCGCGGCCTCGGCTATTGTTTAAGAGAAGACGATTAA
- a CDS encoding sensor histidine kinase, producing MQNKAKTTTSQLTKLFVSLFVAILVLVNIAFLVISSGYIYYNAKSQSEQVISAVEENLEPQYDWSALLDAYLAKQDDDAIILTTPQGRTYYSEDAHETFKDINHKRHYQNFVVSHKHIYFLAREGHHGYRIHVALNVDELFNLVTWLLLTMLGINLVAILISILLIRRFAHKWSRPIQTMNAEIQDIRKNKTPERKVTIPDNPLEIRNLAQSFNNLLSFQNNALKREQQFVSDASHELKTPIAAIRGHVNLIKRRGQSNPEIISTSLDYIDSESKKMQLMVNELLTLGRIDQNNDNVTPIDLVKIVSDVANEVQTVYPQKIISNLPEQLLFPIKPTDFRNIAHNLVENAAKYSPADSEINVVLKKQADKLLFQVADHGIGISQENREKIFERFYREDKSHSSKVGGSGLGLAIVKAEVDKYHGQITVEDNTPQGTIFSVYLPKEK from the coding sequence ATGCAAAATAAAGCTAAAACTACCACTAGCCAATTAACCAAATTATTCGTCAGTCTATTCGTGGCTATTTTGGTTCTCGTCAATATCGCCTTTTTAGTTATTTCTTCTGGCTACATTTATTACAATGCCAAAAGCCAGAGTGAACAGGTTATTAGCGCCGTAGAAGAAAATCTGGAACCGCAATACGACTGGTCGGCACTACTTGATGCCTATTTAGCAAAACAAGACGACGATGCAATTATTTTAACTACGCCGCAGGGCCGAACCTATTATTCTGAAGATGCACACGAGACTTTTAAGGATATTAACCATAAACGCCATTATCAAAACTTTGTTGTTTCACACAAGCATATCTATTTTTTAGCACGTGAAGGACACCATGGCTATCGCATTCACGTTGCCTTAAATGTCGACGAACTCTTCAATCTAGTCACCTGGCTTCTACTTACGATGCTAGGCATCAACCTAGTAGCTATCTTGATCAGCATCCTGCTCATTCGCCGTTTTGCTCATAAATGGAGCAGGCCGATTCAAACGATGAACGCGGAAATCCAGGATATTCGCAAGAATAAAACGCCTGAGAGAAAGGTCACTATTCCTGATAATCCACTTGAAATCAGGAACCTGGCGCAGTCATTTAACAATCTGCTGAGTTTTCAAAATAATGCGTTAAAGCGCGAGCAACAATTCGTCAGCGATGCTTCACACGAATTAAAGACGCCAATTGCGGCCATTCGCGGCCACGTTAATTTGATCAAACGTCGCGGGCAAAGCAACCCAGAGATTATTTCTACTTCATTAGACTATATTGATTCAGAATCGAAGAAGATGCAGTTGATGGTTAACGAGCTGCTTACTTTGGGTAGAATCGATCAGAATAATGACAACGTAACGCCAATTGATTTGGTTAAAATTGTTTCTGATGTAGCAAATGAAGTGCAGACTGTTTATCCGCAAAAAATTATTTCTAACTTACCTGAACAACTGCTCTTCCCGATCAAGCCAACCGATTTTCGCAATATCGCCCACAACTTGGTAGAAAATGCGGCTAAATATTCACCTGCAGATAGCGAAATTAACGTCGTTTTGAAAAAACAAGCTGACAAATTACTCTTCCAAGTCGCAGACCACGGTATTGGCATTTCCCAGGAAAACCGTGAAAAGATCTTCGAACGTTTTTACCGCGAAGATAAGTCGCACTCCAGCAAAGTCGGTGGTTCTGGCCTAGGCTTGGCCATCGTCAAAGCCGAAGTCGACAAGTATCACGGCCAAATCACGGTGGAGGACAACACTCCTCAAGGGACGATCTTTTCCGTTTATCTGCCCAAAGAAAAATGA